The Posidoniimonas corsicana genome has a window encoding:
- a CDS encoding glycoside hydrolase family 2 TIM barrel-domain containing protein → MNRMRPFLSALPTILAALCCASAYAAQRERIDDDWHFRLGDVADAQLTEHDDNHWPQVRLPHDWSIGLSRSADEPSAGGGGFFPTGVGWYRRQLHCVPTAGERTWLVFDGVYRNATVWLNGEQLGGHAYGYTPFRFEITNRLSADEPNLLAVRVDNSAQPNSRWYTGSGIYRHVWLERRPTLSIDPQSCVASVDTLEGRQCTLSTSARVEQTTPQETLAELRVELFSPDGEVVASHTEPIRASRGKSAETHQKLVLSNPRLWSPDDPALYTVRYLLLSDGKEVDRHESSFGIRTIEVTADRGLLLNGKPVALFGGNVHHDNGCLGAAAFDRAEQRKAGLLKEAGYNAVRTAHNPPSPAFLDACDRLGLLVIDEAFDCWAKKKVAHDYHEDFAENWRADLAAMVRRDRHHPSVIMWSIGNEMYERGADHAPDLAGEMVAVVRELDPTRPVTAGVNGLGPQNWSKLDRLFGELDVAGYNYEQGRYADDHQRVPDRVMYASESYLSDLATSRDHVSSRPYVVGDFVWSAIDYLGEAGIGRNFPPGATVTPHWEGTHYPYHGALCGDIDITGVRRPISHFREIVWDRGERLSVAVVEPAPDGGAWQPSQWATEPLMASWTWPGHEGRDLQVKVASRWPTVRVELNGQVVGEVTPSGYEDGVATLSVRYAPGEVTAIGLDEQGRAQQRMVLTTAGPAESIRLTPDRTDLVADGQDLSFVAVEIVDADGLVRPDADHQVTYTIDGPGTIVGVGSGDLSSDEPYNALSRRVFHGRALVVVRSDDDTGTITLTASAPGLPAAELELSSR, encoded by the coding sequence ATGAACCGAATGCGTCCCTTCCTGTCCGCCCTGCCCACGATCCTAGCCGCCCTCTGCTGCGCGTCCGCGTACGCGGCACAGCGCGAGCGGATCGATGATGATTGGCATTTTCGCCTGGGCGACGTTGCTGACGCTCAGCTCACTGAACACGACGACAACCATTGGCCCCAGGTGCGGCTTCCCCACGACTGGAGCATCGGCTTATCGCGTTCCGCCGACGAACCTAGCGCCGGCGGGGGCGGGTTCTTCCCGACCGGCGTGGGCTGGTACCGCCGCCAACTGCACTGCGTGCCAACAGCAGGAGAACGCACCTGGTTGGTGTTCGATGGCGTCTACCGGAACGCCACGGTCTGGCTAAACGGCGAACAGCTCGGCGGCCACGCCTACGGCTACACGCCGTTCCGATTCGAGATCACCAACCGACTCTCCGCCGACGAGCCGAATCTGCTGGCGGTGCGTGTCGACAACTCCGCCCAGCCCAACAGTCGCTGGTACACTGGTTCGGGGATCTACCGTCACGTCTGGCTCGAGCGGCGCCCCACGTTGTCGATCGATCCGCAGTCCTGTGTGGCGTCGGTAGATACGCTGGAGGGCCGGCAATGCACACTCAGCACCTCGGCCCGCGTTGAACAGACTACGCCACAAGAGACTCTGGCCGAATTGCGGGTCGAGCTCTTCAGCCCTGACGGCGAGGTCGTCGCGTCGCACACCGAACCAATTCGGGCGTCACGCGGCAAGTCCGCTGAGACGCACCAGAAGTTGGTGCTTAGCAACCCGCGGCTGTGGAGCCCCGACGACCCCGCACTCTACACGGTCCGCTACCTGTTGTTGAGCGATGGCAAGGAAGTCGACCGGCACGAGTCGTCCTTCGGGATCCGCACCATTGAGGTAACTGCCGACCGCGGCTTGCTGCTCAACGGCAAGCCCGTAGCCCTGTTTGGCGGCAACGTCCACCACGACAACGGCTGCCTCGGCGCGGCCGCGTTCGACCGGGCGGAGCAGCGGAAGGCCGGGCTGCTCAAAGAAGCCGGGTACAACGCGGTCCGCACCGCCCACAACCCGCCCTCCCCCGCCTTCCTCGACGCCTGCGACCGGCTCGGACTGCTCGTGATCGACGAGGCGTTCGACTGCTGGGCGAAGAAAAAAGTCGCGCACGACTACCACGAGGACTTCGCCGAGAACTGGCGGGCCGACCTGGCGGCGATGGTGCGGCGGGACCGCCACCACCCCTCCGTGATCATGTGGAGCATCGGCAATGAGATGTACGAGCGCGGCGCCGATCACGCCCCCGACCTTGCGGGTGAGATGGTAGCGGTCGTGCGTGAGCTCGACCCGACCCGGCCCGTCACGGCGGGGGTCAACGGGCTGGGCCCGCAGAACTGGAGCAAGCTGGATCGCCTGTTCGGCGAGTTGGATGTCGCCGGGTACAACTACGAGCAGGGCCGCTACGCCGACGACCACCAGCGAGTTCCCGATCGGGTGATGTACGCCAGCGAGTCCTACCTAAGTGACCTGGCAACCAGCCGCGACCATGTATCTTCTCGCCCTTATGTGGTGGGCGACTTCGTCTGGTCGGCGATCGACTACCTAGGCGAGGCCGGGATCGGCCGGAATTTCCCGCCCGGCGCGACCGTCACACCGCACTGGGAGGGAACACACTACCCCTACCATGGCGCGCTGTGCGGCGACATTGATATCACCGGCGTCCGAAGGCCTATCTCCCACTTTCGCGAAATCGTTTGGGACCGAGGAGAAAGGCTGTCTGTTGCAGTAGTTGAACCGGCGCCCGATGGCGGAGCGTGGCAGCCATCGCAATGGGCGACCGAACCCCTCATGGCCAGCTGGACCTGGCCGGGGCACGAGGGGCGAGATCTCCAAGTCAAGGTCGCTAGCCGCTGGCCAACGGTCCGGGTTGAGCTGAATGGCCAGGTTGTTGGTGAAGTCACACCGAGTGGCTACGAGGATGGCGTCGCCACGCTGAGTGTGCGGTACGCCCCGGGCGAGGTTACCGCGATAGGACTCGACGAACAGGGGCGGGCTCAACAGCGGATGGTGCTCACCACCGCCGGCCCAGCGGAGAGCATCCGCCTTACGCCCGACCGGACGGACCTAGTCGCCGACGGACAGGATCTGAGCTTCGTCGCTGTAGAGATTGTCGATGCCGACGGTCTGGTTCGCCCGGACGCAGATCACCAGGTCACCTACACGATCGACGGTCCGGGCACGATCGTCGGTGTTGGCAGCGGCGACCTCAGCTCCGACGAACCGTACAACGCGCTTTCACGGCGTGTCTTTCACGGCCGGGCGTTGGTTGTGGTCCGCAGCGATGACGACACCGGTACCATCACCCTGACAGCCTCCGCGCCGGGACTTCCTGCAGCGGAACTGGAACTGTCGAGCCGCTAG
- a CDS encoding glycosyl hydrolase produces MPATHRFANTICAAALCALLACSSSSRADTAELEHAFVSPADSAKPWTFWYWLDAAVTAEGISADISAMRDAGLGGAYLMPIYGPQDPPLVSPQATQLSPHWWDLVRHAAAEADRAGIELAMHLSDGFALAGGPWITPELSMQQLVWSRTIASGGGPAELTLPRPATREGYYEDVAVLTFPAPEGEGISTASVPVTVTTNAADQQAQQLVVPGNTERLRSSAPCWIDFRFEQPFTCRAVTIRPDGNNYQCQRMRLEASDDGQVFRPIAQLSAPRHGWQDEGRPVTHAVPATTACVFRLSFDPEGAEPGAEDLDFAKWSPVLKVQGIELSSAACVHHFRGKSGAVWRVSPISPDVDAAAAVSSNSVVDVTSMMDEQGVLHWDAPPGEWVVLRFGHTSTGKQNATGGGGKGLECDKLNPQAVRTQYAGWFGEARRQLGAELAGRVLTRLHVDSWECGSQNWTADLPQQFIERRGYPAAPWLPTLAGYVIDDADASERFLHDFRRTLAERLDGAFFGTLEELAAEAGSSFSAECTAPTMLADGLRHYQHVSMPMGEFWRQSPTHDKPNDVLDAISAGHIYGKRTIGAEAFTQLRIRWDESPAILKPMADHNLCLGVNQLVHHVWMHNPWLDRKPGVTLNGIGTFQQRDQVWQPHAYAWNGYLQRLQAVLQQGDAVVDIAVFTGEELPSRAVLPERLIDTLPGLIGEQRVSKERRRLANRGVPTREMPEGVRHSANMADPAGGTDPLRGYKYDSLNRDALLRLAEVEDGRIVLPGGASYGVLVVPGSRPMSPQAGLMSVEVGEKLLSLADAGGRLVLVDLPERTPGMGDPEADTEVLDDLASRLADHPNVSVGAWRPDSLDPLGINRDLQAWDEAGETARQVGWTHRRGDGWDVYLLANQQDTRRSVSVGVRASRPHAAVWDPVTGSQAPAIQQGGRWQVSLEPHQSLLLVLSDEKLNDLAPADSRQQVVAIEPTAWRVTFEPAIGPAPDAIELAGLVDLSDHSDPGVRAFDGIATYDAAFDYNPEDGQDRAWLDLSSVAGTARVHVNGVDCGVAWTPPYRVDVTDAVTAGENRLEVQVAGVWRNRILADAKAPEHERLTWTNARPLPGSVGPVPFGLLGPVKLQSNTSQAEAPQ; encoded by the coding sequence TTGCCTGCTACGCATCGGTTCGCCAACACGATCTGCGCGGCTGCGCTCTGTGCGCTGCTTGCGTGCAGCTCCTCGTCCCGGGCCGACACGGCGGAATTGGAGCACGCGTTCGTTTCGCCGGCCGACTCCGCCAAGCCTTGGACCTTTTGGTACTGGCTCGACGCGGCGGTCACAGCTGAAGGGATCTCCGCCGACATTAGTGCGATGCGCGACGCCGGACTCGGCGGCGCATACTTGATGCCGATCTACGGGCCGCAGGACCCTCCGCTGGTGAGCCCGCAGGCGACGCAGCTCTCGCCGCACTGGTGGGACCTTGTCCGTCACGCCGCAGCGGAGGCCGATCGCGCCGGCATCGAGCTGGCTATGCACTTAAGCGACGGGTTTGCGCTAGCGGGTGGGCCGTGGATCACACCAGAGCTGTCGATGCAGCAGCTCGTCTGGTCCCGAACGATCGCGTCTGGCGGCGGGCCTGCGGAACTGACGCTTCCCCGCCCAGCCACCCGCGAGGGCTATTATGAGGATGTCGCCGTGCTGACGTTCCCAGCGCCAGAGGGCGAGGGGATCTCGACAGCCAGCGTTCCGGTGACCGTGACCACCAACGCCGCTGACCAGCAGGCCCAGCAGCTTGTTGTGCCGGGCAACACCGAGCGGCTCCGCTCATCGGCGCCGTGCTGGATCGACTTCCGCTTCGAACAGCCGTTCACCTGCCGGGCCGTGACCATCCGTCCCGACGGCAACAACTACCAGTGTCAGCGGATGCGGCTCGAGGCGAGCGACGATGGGCAAGTATTCCGCCCGATCGCCCAGCTATCGGCCCCACGACATGGCTGGCAGGACGAGGGCCGCCCGGTGACGCACGCGGTTCCGGCGACGACCGCTTGCGTTTTCCGCCTGTCATTCGACCCAGAGGGCGCCGAGCCGGGCGCCGAGGATCTGGACTTCGCAAAGTGGAGCCCCGTGCTGAAGGTGCAGGGGATCGAGCTCTCCAGCGCGGCCTGCGTGCACCACTTCCGCGGCAAATCGGGCGCTGTGTGGCGGGTGTCGCCGATATCGCCTGATGTGGACGCCGCGGCGGCTGTTTCCAGCAACTCGGTCGTTGACGTCACTTCGATGATGGACGAGCAGGGCGTGCTTCATTGGGACGCGCCGCCCGGCGAATGGGTAGTGCTGCGGTTCGGGCACACCTCGACCGGCAAGCAGAACGCCACTGGCGGCGGCGGCAAGGGGCTGGAGTGCGACAAGCTCAACCCGCAGGCGGTTCGAACCCAGTACGCCGGTTGGTTCGGTGAGGCGCGTCGGCAGTTGGGGGCCGAGCTTGCCGGCAGGGTGCTGACCAGGTTGCACGTCGATAGCTGGGAGTGCGGCAGCCAGAATTGGACGGCCGACCTGCCGCAGCAATTCATAGAGCGTCGCGGCTACCCCGCGGCGCCCTGGCTTCCAACACTGGCCGGCTACGTGATTGACGACGCGGACGCTTCCGAGCGTTTTCTTCACGACTTTCGGCGGACGCTTGCCGAGCGACTCGACGGAGCGTTCTTCGGTACGCTCGAAGAGCTGGCGGCCGAAGCCGGCTCCTCGTTTTCCGCCGAGTGCACGGCGCCCACCATGCTGGCCGACGGCCTCAGGCACTACCAGCACGTCAGTATGCCGATGGGCGAATTCTGGCGGCAGAGCCCGACGCACGACAAGCCGAACGATGTGCTCGACGCGATCTCAGCCGGGCACATCTACGGCAAACGCACTATCGGCGCCGAGGCGTTCACCCAACTCCGCATCCGCTGGGACGAGTCGCCGGCCATTCTCAAGCCGATGGCCGACCACAACCTGTGTCTGGGCGTCAACCAGTTGGTGCACCATGTCTGGATGCACAACCCGTGGCTCGACCGCAAGCCGGGCGTGACGCTCAACGGCATCGGCACGTTCCAGCAGCGGGACCAGGTTTGGCAGCCGCACGCCTACGCCTGGAACGGCTACCTGCAGCGGCTGCAGGCGGTGCTGCAGCAGGGCGACGCGGTGGTCGACATCGCGGTGTTCACCGGCGAGGAGTTGCCGAGTCGGGCGGTTCTGCCTGAACGACTCATCGACACGCTGCCCGGCCTGATCGGCGAGCAACGCGTCAGCAAAGAGCGGCGGCGGCTCGCCAACCGCGGCGTTCCCACCCGCGAGATGCCCGAGGGCGTGCGGCACTCGGCGAATATGGCCGACCCCGCCGGCGGCACGGACCCGCTCCGCGGGTACAAGTACGACTCCCTCAACCGCGACGCTCTGCTGCGACTAGCGGAGGTTGAGGACGGCCGCATTGTGCTGCCGGGCGGCGCGAGCTACGGCGTGCTGGTTGTCCCCGGCAGCCGGCCGATGTCGCCGCAGGCGGGCCTGATGTCTGTGGAGGTCGGCGAGAAACTATTGTCGTTGGCCGACGCGGGCGGGCGTTTGGTGCTGGTCGATCTGCCGGAGCGGACACCCGGGATGGGCGACCCCGAAGCCGACACCGAGGTTCTGGACGACCTGGCCTCGCGGCTAGCCGATCACCCGAACGTCTCGGTCGGGGCCTGGCGGCCCGATTCACTCGATCCGCTAGGGATCAACCGCGACCTGCAGGCCTGGGACGAAGCGGGCGAGACCGCCCGTCAGGTCGGCTGGACCCACCGTCGAGGCGATGGTTGGGACGTCTATCTCCTTGCTAACCAGCAGGACACGCGGCGGAGTGTCAGCGTAGGCGTGCGGGCGAGCAGGCCGCACGCCGCGGTGTGGGACCCGGTGACCGGTAGCCAGGCACCCGCAATTCAGCAGGGCGGGCGGTGGCAGGTTTCTCTCGAGCCGCATCAGTCGTTGCTTCTGGTATTGAGCGACGAGAAGCTCAACGACCTGGCGCCAGCGGATTCGCGACAGCAAGTCGTCGCGATCGAGCCGACCGCCTGGCGGGTAACGTTTGAGCCTGCCATCGGCCCCGCGCCGGACGCGATCGAGCTAGCCGGCCTGGTTGACCTCTCCGACCACAGCGATCCCGGTGTGCGGGCATTCGACGGCATCGCCACGTACGACGCGGCGTTCGACTACAATCCGGAGGACGGGCAGGACCGGGCTTGGCTGGACCTGAGTTCTGTCGCGGGTACGGCAAGAGTTCATGTCAACGGCGTCGACTGCGGTGTGGCCTGGACGCCGCCGTATCGGGTTGACGTCACCGATGCCGTGACGGCCGGCGAGAACAGGCTGGAGGTCCAGGTCGCTGGCGTATGGCGGAACCGCATCCTCGCCGACGCCAAGGCGCCTGAGCACGAGCGGCTGACCTGGACCAACGCCCGGCCGCTGCCCGGGTCGGTGGGCCCTGTGCCGTTTGGGCTGCTTGGCCCCGTCAAACTTCAATCGAATACTTCTCAAGCAGAAGCCCCGCAATGA
- a CDS encoding PEP-CTERM sorting domain-containing protein: MKIATTCFGVIAVALMALPAGAELISYEGFQYADGTDIGLGPGSDGGSGWSNEWTRNGSNGDPNSLRAVGGGLSYTDTMGRTLVTSGNYGLVDFNGLNDDRDGGGRNAQWYRNMDLSGYGAANMTEVVGVGGSYYISFIGERRGFHDPLVVDTDNDGGGDQTQYHPNVYARNAHFTLLNGGGLGEVAQIGNPSNKTTDRWTLRAKNAAVDDAVSDERFSYNQQFVVVKVTAGNLDINDVNFIPDLVEVWLNPDLSSEGLNGAPDMSKFILDNGVDPIDLAQTGVGLLAGSEGGNRRGAVMAFDEIRVGLDWESVTPNVPEPTSLALLSLCGLGLATRRRG; encoded by the coding sequence ATGAAGATCGCGACAACGTGCTTCGGCGTGATCGCCGTTGCCTTGATGGCGCTGCCGGCTGGGGCAGAGCTCATCTCGTACGAAGGCTTCCAGTACGCCGACGGCACCGACATCGGCCTCGGTCCGGGGTCGGACGGCGGCTCGGGTTGGTCCAACGAATGGACCCGGAACGGCAGCAATGGCGACCCCAACAGCCTGCGTGCTGTCGGCGGTGGCCTGTCCTACACCGACACGATGGGCCGGACGCTGGTGACCTCGGGCAACTATGGCCTTGTCGACTTCAACGGCCTGAACGACGACCGCGACGGCGGCGGACGCAACGCCCAGTGGTACCGGAACATGGACCTTTCCGGCTATGGCGCCGCGAACATGACGGAAGTCGTCGGTGTCGGCGGTTCGTACTACATCTCGTTCATTGGTGAGCGTCGCGGGTTCCACGACCCGCTGGTCGTTGACACCGACAACGATGGTGGTGGCGACCAGACTCAGTACCACCCGAACGTCTACGCCCGCAACGCCCACTTCACCCTGCTCAATGGCGGTGGTCTGGGCGAGGTTGCTCAGATCGGCAACCCGTCGAACAAGACGACCGACCGCTGGACCCTCCGCGCGAAGAACGCCGCGGTCGACGACGCGGTCAGCGACGAGCGGTTCTCTTACAACCAGCAATTTGTCGTGGTGAAGGTCACCGCCGGCAACCTGGACATCAACGATGTCAATTTCATCCCCGACCTCGTTGAGGTTTGGTTGAACCCAGACCTTTCCTCCGAGGGCCTGAACGGCGCCCCGGACATGTCGAAGTTCATCCTCGACAACGGCGTTGATCCCATCGACCTCGCCCAGACCGGCGTCGGCCTGCTAGCAGGCAGTGAAGGCGGCAACCGCCGCGGAGCCGTGATGGCGTTCGACGAAATCCGCGTCGGCCTCGATTGGGAGTCGGTCACACCGAACGTGCCCGAGCCCACCTCGCTGGCGCTGCTTAGCCTCTGCGGCCTGGGTCTCGCGACCCGCCGCCGCGGCTAA
- a CDS encoding thrombospondin type 3 repeat-containing protein has protein sequence MTRVALTCAIATLFLSSEGLLANTPLRIDLSAATGRRDAETTGWHEWEIKEGSSVSKEFDGVTVTLESSGAPLRGFLHKASLATGASLAADGVESRSTIEIKIAGLAPGKHTLAAFHNRPGNGPTSGVQLQSGEHRSDGAPSHDAARDDQMGATYVPFTAEPGAPAVLRLAALPGGDDPSIVLNALEIDTGDPRERAFAPSPANFDEHTDGKSGQVRLSWSAPVDARSFRVYLTRDRDYNAAVNAVRGSDSSTAVQITNTDEPELPVAVLPNDSLQHYCWRIDTTDGQGQVTRGDVWTFRVRHLAFPGAEGYGRFAIGGRGGRVFKVTTLADDGPGSLRAAVGATGPRTIVFDVGGRIELKSRLTLRDNYVTIAGQTAPGSGICISNYNMGMLGAHDNILRYLRVRPGDTSGDTLDGMGMASSDHSIIDHCSISWSHDEAFSSRGARNITLQRTLISEALNIAGHRKYEEGKQHGFAASISGDIGSFHHNLLAHCAGRNWSLAGAIDQANIHAGRLDIRNNLVYNWGYRTTDGGAKKVQFVANYYKPGPATTVFHMLKPERNHAFGPQDYYVEGNVMEGRYGPAPPLEGVVAPRDEPLSEFVYDKPFFPSYVQTQSARDAYFDILADVGCNVPALDDHDKRVIAETRDGTATFTGSRSGLPGLPDSQEDVGGWDDYPEERRPADWDTDDDGIPNAWERNHGLDPNDPADGAVDRNGDGYTNLEEYLNGLATSSNHAS, from the coding sequence ATGACCCGCGTCGCACTCACCTGCGCTATAGCAACACTGTTCCTATCGTCAGAAGGCCTGCTGGCCAACACCCCGCTGCGGATCGACCTCAGCGCCGCAACCGGCAGGCGCGACGCGGAAACCACGGGCTGGCACGAATGGGAGATCAAGGAAGGGAGTAGCGTGAGTAAGGAGTTCGACGGTGTTACCGTAACGCTAGAGAGCTCCGGCGCGCCACTGCGAGGCTTCCTGCACAAAGCGAGCCTGGCGACCGGCGCCAGCTTGGCCGCCGACGGCGTCGAGTCACGTTCGACCATCGAGATCAAGATCGCGGGCCTCGCCCCGGGAAAACACACGCTGGCGGCATTCCACAACCGCCCTGGCAATGGACCAACCAGCGGCGTGCAACTGCAGTCGGGTGAGCATCGCAGCGACGGCGCCCCGTCCCACGACGCGGCGCGCGACGACCAGATGGGCGCCACCTACGTTCCGTTCACCGCCGAACCAGGCGCCCCCGCGGTGCTGCGACTAGCAGCCCTACCCGGCGGCGACGATCCCAGCATCGTTCTCAACGCCTTGGAGATCGACACAGGCGATCCACGCGAACGAGCATTCGCCCCCTCGCCCGCCAACTTCGATGAGCACACTGATGGCAAATCCGGCCAGGTTCGGCTGTCTTGGTCTGCGCCTGTCGACGCTAGGTCATTCCGCGTCTACCTAACCCGCGACCGCGACTACAACGCCGCGGTCAACGCGGTGCGAGGAAGCGATTCAAGCACCGCGGTGCAGATCACCAACACCGATGAGCCTGAACTACCGGTCGCCGTTCTCCCCAACGACAGCCTGCAGCACTACTGCTGGCGGATCGACACGACCGACGGGCAGGGTCAGGTGACCCGTGGCGATGTCTGGACGTTCCGCGTGCGGCATCTCGCGTTCCCCGGCGCCGAGGGCTACGGGCGTTTCGCGATCGGCGGACGCGGGGGACGAGTCTTCAAGGTCACGACACTCGCCGACGATGGCCCCGGCAGTCTCCGCGCCGCGGTCGGGGCGACCGGCCCGCGGACGATTGTGTTCGACGTGGGTGGTCGAATTGAACTCAAGTCACGCCTAACGCTTCGCGACAACTACGTGACCATCGCTGGTCAAACGGCGCCTGGCAGTGGGATCTGCATCTCGAACTACAACATGGGGATGCTCGGCGCCCATGACAATATCCTCCGGTACCTCCGTGTGCGTCCGGGCGACACCTCCGGCGACACGCTCGACGGGATGGGCATGGCCAGCAGCGACCACTCGATCATCGACCACTGCTCAATCAGTTGGTCTCACGACGAGGCGTTCAGCTCACGCGGCGCCAGGAACATCACGCTCCAGCGGACGCTGATCAGCGAGGCGCTCAATATCGCAGGGCACCGCAAGTACGAAGAAGGCAAGCAGCACGGCTTCGCCGCGAGCATCAGCGGCGACATCGGATCGTTCCACCACAACCTGTTGGCCCACTGCGCAGGCCGCAACTGGAGCCTCGCCGGCGCCATCGACCAGGCCAACATCCACGCGGGCCGTTTAGATATACGCAACAACCTGGTCTACAACTGGGGCTACCGCACCACCGACGGCGGCGCCAAGAAGGTTCAGTTCGTCGCCAACTACTACAAGCCCGGCCCGGCGACTACCGTATTCCACATGCTCAAGCCCGAACGCAATCACGCTTTCGGCCCTCAAGACTACTACGTCGAGGGGAATGTGATGGAAGGCCGCTACGGGCCCGCTCCACCGCTCGAAGGCGTTGTGGCCCCACGGGACGAACCGCTATCGGAATTCGTCTACGACAAGCCGTTCTTCCCGAGCTATGTGCAGACCCAATCCGCCCGGGACGCGTACTTCGACATCCTGGCCGATGTGGGGTGCAATGTGCCCGCTCTTGACGACCACGACAAACGAGTCATCGCCGAGACCCGAGACGGGACCGCGACCTTCACCGGCAGCCGCAGCGGACTGCCCGGCTTGCCTGACTCCCAAGAGGACGTCGGCGGCTGGGACGACTACCCAGAAGAGCGACGCCCCGCTGACTGGGACACAGACGATGATGGCATTCCGAACGCGTGGGAACGCAACCATGGGCTCGACCCCAACGATCCCGCCGACGGCGCTGTCGACCGAAACGGGGATGGCTACACGAACCTCGAGGAGTACCTCAACGGGCTTGCAACGAGTTCCAATCACGCATCGTGA